One window of Pectobacterium carotovorum genomic DNA carries:
- a CDS encoding NIPSNAP family protein: MITVEILQYTLRKGTGTAFHAIMQEISVPLHRRHGIDVVSFGNSLHDPDCYYLIRAFDSAEKMAAVLNDFYASDDWRSGPREDIIRSIGTSIKTVMNLPSESVEGLRVQL; the protein is encoded by the coding sequence TTGATAACCGTCGAAATACTGCAATACACCTTACGTAAAGGCACCGGAACTGCTTTTCACGCAATCATGCAGGAAATCAGCGTTCCCCTACACCGACGCCACGGGATCGACGTTGTTTCGTTTGGCAACTCGCTTCATGACCCGGATTGCTACTACCTGATTCGCGCCTTTGACAGCGCTGAAAAAATGGCTGCGGTTCTCAATGATTTTTATGCAAGCGATGACTGGCGCAGCGGCCCACGCGAAGACATTATTCGCAGCATTGGAACCAGCATTAAAACAGTGATGAATCTACCATCAGAAAGCGTGGAAGGGCTGCGGGTGCAATTGTAG